Below is a window of Pocillopora verrucosa isolate sample1 chromosome 6, ASM3666991v2, whole genome shotgun sequence DNA.
GACATCAAGTCCTTCCTGTCCGACTCAGAAGCGTCATCTGCAAGACGATCACCCAACAGCTGTTAACTTTACAAACAACAGCAGTAGCTGAACTCAAGAGGATGTCAGTTGACGTTCTCTTGCTGAATCGAATTAAGTTGCAAATTTCCCTTCTGACTCTGAGCTCTGTTTTGCTTGGTGATTGAACATCTTATTCAAAATCATAAGGTCGTGAAATAGTCATAATGTTATGAAATATCTTAAACAAGTTTATCTTTGGGGCTCACGTGTAAAGCTCAATAAGACCGACCTAATTGAGACCATAACACTTCGTTTACACTCTACAAGTaaagataattttaaacacAGTTCTCAGTCGACATATACAATGACAAAACCCTTCATTCCACTGCTGTACCAGTATGACCATGCTTTAACGAtacttaatttaattaaaataagaCTTCTGCAAAACAATTGCTGAGCGGCATACACTCAGCAGAAACatggatttttcttttcccactGACGTTTCATGTCGAAAGGGACGACCCTTATGTCAATTTGAATTCGGAAAAAGCAGTTTTTGAGGTTTGCTACCTTTGAATAGAGGGAGGGAGGAGAGTTGATTGTTGacaataatttacttttttacttaaaaacgTTTGTGTCGATAAGTTCTTGCGGAAAAAAAGTAGTTCTTCTGATTAACTTGGAAGAAAATTTTACGACTTCTGATATCAGAGGGTGCTGAACCAGCTGACAACTAACGTTCAAGTTTCATGTTGAAGCCACGTGAGATGCTTGTCGTGTTTCGAGTACACAGGACTGTTCAACTCATTCATGGTTAATACCTGGTTTCAAATTGTCTCACGACCCTGGTCTATTAACTGAGGTCACGTTTAGTTGAATACTGATTGAAGAATAGATATACTACTAAACGAACCTTCCCCTCCATATTTAGGGAGAGAGACTGGGCTTGCTTTGCTACCGTCAGGATCGAGAAGAAGGCGGAATTTTTGATGCTACCTGCTTGAGGTTACGTCTTTCGAGGGGAGTGTTAACTTCGAAATTTCACTGAAACACATCTAATTATTTGAAGTACTTGATACCTTTCAACATCTTAACAACCACAAGCGTCTTCTTTGGTCTGCCCTGGAGGCCTATGACTGTTGCCCTGGCAACCTGACTAAAAGCCCCTTCACCAACGACCTTTTCTATCGTCACAAGCTTTGCGGGAATCTCCCAACAGCGTGGTGATGAATATAGGGAGGCGTATTCAGTGACAGACTGGCCCGGTTGTGGACAGGTCGCCCGCCCTGCATCTGTCATGGAAGGTGACCGATTCCGCTCATCCAATGCCATATACTGCTGGCTTTGAGAAGCTTCCGCTATTTCAAGTCCAGTCTTTTGGGTTTGACCAACGACTTTTTCTATAGTCACGAGCTCTGAAGGAATCTTCGAAAAACGTGGTGATGGATATAGAGAGGTGTTTTCAGTGACAGACTGGCCTGGTTATGAACAGATCGCCAGCCCTGAATCTGTCATGGAAGGTGACCGATTCCGCTCATCCAATGCCAAGCACTTCTGTCTTTGAGAAGCTTCCGCCATTTCAAGTCCAGTCttttgagtttgaaaaaataaacgcAATCATTAACTAGAGCTACAGCGGAAAGTCTCAgatcttccatttttttcttttttttccatttcgttGTTCTTGTATACAGTTTTCATGCGAAAATGTTGCATAACATTATAACTATAATTCCACTTTCTTTTAGCGTATGATCCGGAAATTTATAACCACTTAAGAcactttcttccctttttttataGAAGCTATTACTAAGAGGCGTGCAgagttgataataaaaaaaaaagaatatatgcTAGCTcgtatcaaatttttaattttttttcagctttttcccAGCGGAATTTCATAACTACTTATGACACTATTTTCCATTCTTTGGAGTTATTACTGAAAGTGTGCcacttgaaaatttaaaaaatagagaaaaggTGCTTGCACGTactaaactttaatttttattcggCTGTTTCCTACAGATTACACTAATGATTGTTCAGATTTGCGGGGTGTTGAGCTTCGTCTCTGCCATCAGTTGTGCAATGTACCTTAGAGGCATCTTAATAGAATATTAATGCCATTATGGCTTCGCAGAGCGAGGGTGGAACAGATATGAACAAGGAATAACTGAAGACTAAAAGACAAACCGTCGCTggttataaataattttatcaaatgcaAACGACATTGTCAACACTGTACAGTTTTTATCCAAAGACACAAAACGTATCGCGCTTAAAATAGAATGAAGCTCCAGTGGTGTTATTAAAAGTGCTTTTGCATAGTAATTTCGCAATTGAGACAAAATGATATAAACTTAGATCACCAATATCTGTCAAAGTACATacatgttattcaccagccttaGACAATCCGTTTCGGGAAAAAAAGGCAGAGGGCACAGgttttcccaatacggaccgaaCAAGGctttaaacaattttgttctTAAACCTATGGGTGCCTGTAATTAAGGCAAGATCCTCcataaattgaataattttttagcGAATAGAAAGtagagaaaacaaatgaaagattaaGGCTTCAcccaaacatttttatttgcgtTATGATAACGGTGTTTAAAAAGACTTCTATGCAAACTTCAGAACAGTAATCCAAGCAACCAAATTGATTTGAGAAAGAGCGAGCAAATTATAATTAATCAACTTACGGCTTGAGATCGTGACCGAAGTCTGCGCTTGAAAATGCTGCCTAGCCGGTGAGGCAACGtatatttgtgaaaaaatttgcaatgaAACTAGGAATGCACTCTGCGATCCATAAAAGGGTTACTATGCCCTTTGGCAAGGGTAGGAAAATCCGGACtgcgctaagaaccaatcagattgaaggattcgttaccgtgccctcttgGAAAAAACAACGATATACTGTATTGTACcagaaaaaggttaaaagttaAAATCTTCAAGCGACTTACAACGACTTGTCCTATTTCTTcagttgtttttctgtttttcctaaaagttaaagaaaaatatcatattttctCTCTAATCCAAATTCTATCGGATGAAACACGTTGACAATTTTTTCGGCTGGAAAGCACACCTCTGGGTACTCCATGAGTATTAGTTATGAAATGATTAGTTACAGCATGTCACATTTTGCGCTACTGTATTGGCGCAAAAAAGGTATCATAAACATTAGGAGCTAGGCATCTGCGCCTTTCCTTTGATGGACGAactctaagaaaagaaaattatgtctGGATAGCCCACACTCGTGAGCAGTTTTAAAGTCATCACGTTAAGGATGCTTTGTGAAACTGACTTTAGATGACACTCTTGCTCTGAGCATAATTATCATAATCCATGCTAACATTAGGCAAGTTTACAGTTGTACACAGTttgcaacaaaacatgaaattcGACGATAATTCATCGTTCTAGAAATCtcacctttctctttttcctgattccaaaacagaaaaaaaaaacagaaaaaaaagtatgaaaaacatgaaaaaccaGCTCGAAAAGTATGTAAAGAGAAAGTAATAAAATAGTACAAAGGAAATGCAGAATGATGTCTTCTGACATTTATCTCATTTTATACATGGACAATTTAAGCAGAAAGCGGTCATTAGGTCTAGGGCTATAATTGAATTATTAAAATGATAGAGACTAGATCAAATGAGGGCATATAATCACGGTCGTGAATATTTGGATATGTCTGTATTTCATGAACGCAACAGATCATACAGGAGATCTGCCGTGTTCACCTAACCTCACCCAAACACTCAGAGGCTTTAAGACTCGGGTTTGCCTACCACGTTACTgtcgttaaatttttttttttttttcagtttgtgaaTCTAAAATCGCATCTTTTGGTATTCACGTTCGGTCCTCGTGATTTCACAATATCAGCCAATCCAGCTTCCACAGACTTAGACCCTGACAATGAAAATTGACGCGGACACTTTTACGTACTcttgttttcagtgttttccGCAGTAGTattgagttgttttttttcctcaatgttCTTTCATTGCGCAGGaatttcaggtttttttaaatttaataagtTTGTAATCGATCTAATAATTTCGTTACATCTTTTATTACGAAGTTAGACAAACACATCTTTTTACCTTTTACAAACAGGGATTTGTTAGAACTGTTTCGAAATCTTCAAACTTGCCTTGTTTTTAAATGAGGCTACAAACAACACAAACTTCTTAGTTGCCTGATACCACGCAATTTTTCTTATGTTCCAAAGCAGGCATTTTAAAATACTACTCTTACCATTTGAGTTCTTGCTGTTGCGCTTTCCTAACTTCCTTACGAAAAAGACGAATATTCCTGAAGCAACCGCCAGTGCTGCAATTGATCCAACCACCACACCAACAGTAATCCCTAGGGCACCttgaaaacacaagaaaaacaacatatGAATATATGCCTCCACAAACAATATGTTTGCAATTCTCCACTTAGCCAGTTTAGTATTGATGCCTTTCTCTACGCATACAAGTTTTTATCTAATTCGCGTAAAATTACTTAAAAGCCTAATAAAATGTAATATTGATACCTACAGGAAGAAGTCCAACTAAGTATGAGAACTAGATTACAGTTATTCCACCAGTACCCTTCCCTTACTTATCCTTTATGACGTTTCAAAAACAATTAGAATTACGAGccagcaaaatgaaatttcttagGTTTACACTGAACTACAATCGATGGGAgcatttttcattacttttcgtggttactttataattattgaagaAGTCTTTATGCAGTACATACGTGTACGTACGAGCACCTTCTCAATCATTCCTCAATCATATCAGTGCCGAATTTTTTGTGAgaactaaaaataaagtaaatgaacGTTGGATCctgatttcaaatgttttgctttctttgctaGTTTGTTGCTCTTGtgatatatgttttttttgtattctgcCAAAATAAGAGCAACGATTCAttactttacaaaatttatgtAAGGGTCTGAATAAAGAACCGAGACAAGCAGGAATCAATGCTAACCACATCGGGCAGAAGGCTTATCGTTCTCGCGACATTTGCTTGCggtagaaaaaaatatcatagaTATGTAAAAGTACCACTGAAAAATACACGAGTTGATTTTTTATTGGATGAGATCTTGTGCCCTAGCTCATTAGCTGGTGGAGTTAAGAAAGAAAGACCTTGCAAGTTATTGTTTGCGCcattgttctgtttgtttgttatttcatacTTCACCTATCCTATCACCCTACAGCCCTTATCTTTTGCGGTGTCATGCAGAATGAGACACTAAACTACATATGTATGATGTTTTAACAAATCAATACAACAAAGTACGCTAACGTGGATACCATTTACATAGGAAGAATGTTCCAAATGCTGAATATACTCGTAATTAAATCCCACTCCAATTAACCACTTCACTGAAGAACATATGAGGGATAAACAATCCTATGAAATCTTGCTACTAATCTACTACAGTGTATGTATCAAAAGACTTAAAACTTACTGTCAGCAGTTAGCGTTACTGTGCCTGCTTCTGTAGTTCCAGTGTCGAAATCAGCTTGCGATCTTGTCCTTTTTGTTGCACTCACATTGAAGCCTCCAAGCTTTCCATCTTTGGCAGCATTACGAAGTACTGCAATAACATCTTGCTCTTTTGTTTTGGAATTAAATTTAAGTGCTAGGTTAACAGTTGTTCTTCCACACCttaattaagagaaaatatgAGGGTTAAAATAAAGAAGAGCACCTTAGAATCcagaaaattataatttatttgctAATCCAGGCAGTTTACAAACCTAATGCCACTTTTCAACTGCACACTTCTGAGACCTGCAAATCTCCCAGGAAAGGCCTCTTCCATCTGTTAATGGAAACAACAGCAAACTGAACATGAAATCGAAAAGCACCTTTAAAGATCACCATACAATCAGATAAACATATCAATGTTTACAGAATAAAAATGAtggtttattttcaatttgtaattaATAACGTCTTTCAAACACCACATCAGAGCATGCATCCGAAAGCACCGCACAGACTCACTCGGAATGTTTGAGTTTATtcaaataagtttctttttcaattgtGGTTAACTGCAATTGAAAAACAACCGAAGCTATAATTGCAATTGCATGGATTTGCATGTAATATACCGCAACTGCAGAAATATTACTAATTTAGATATGAATAGctagataaaacaaaaaaatggttacCACTTTTTTTAGCCTCGTCACTAATGAGGATTGGTTGAATTTTCCATTAGTACAACCTTCATTGGTAAAGACCATGGTTATGTTAATTACTGGAACGACTGGatgtaaagtaaaaaacatAACAATTACAATGATAGACAAATGAACGTAGacttgttgatattttgataaCTTCTTTGCATATCATGATCAATATTTCTTTCCAGCATATAAGCAAATACCATTATCTAAAATGTAAACAGGGACCAAGGGGTGACCGCTTTCACGAAGTGGTTCGAAAATCTAACAGGTTATCCATTAAAAGTTTCAAGTGATTATGGTCTCAGTATGTTGGAATTAGTATCAAGAGTAGCATGCCATTTCAGTTTTCAATAAGCTTCtacataattttcataattttcataatttcctGACAAGAGAGGTCTTTTGGTTAGTTAATTTCTTTCTGGCATTTACACGCATGATACATATAGGTTAGTTTATCATAATAACAGTTATTATGTCGCTGGCAGAGCCCGTGGGCAATAAAAAGCGAATCCCGTTTCCTCATTAGCTACCCGAACGGGCTCAGGATTAACCGCTTTTTTTGCTTCAGCACAAGAAAAGGAAGTGCGTGAAGCAGATATTCTTGAACAATGTTGGCGATGAAGTCGTAAAACGCGGCTGAAGGGAGTCAATACTCGGTCCACGATAACGCGAAATTGAACACGGCCAATATGATAACCTTGGCACTATTCATCGCCAGAGGCTTGGTTACTAAGACGACTCTTTTTGTCTTCACTCCTAATGACTCTCAGTTCACAGTTCACACTGTCTACCATCtccactcgattcgaaggctgaggagagaaaatatgtttctaatgtcctaaaggcaaatgcctataccaaaacttttctccgtaactgctAAATGCCAGTTACAACTAGCAGCACTCCTGACTGAGAGCTTTTTGCgttaaatgaaagtgaaatctCGGAACAAACGAGCCGGCAAATAACAACAGGAGAACtaaataaagattaaaaacatgccgagcgccgtaatttacattatgataacgtgagcagagacgaaaatcctcaaaaagaaaacaatatggACAATCCGAGTTTttaaggttttcacgctcagttagattgcaagctcGGCCGCACTTtgagtgaacaactaagagcttgctctgatatcctttccgatggtttgagtggaaggccacatcactCACAGCAGGCAAGTGTTACGGCACTGTCATCCCAATAAATCTCTATGTTCTTGTGAGTTCGGctgtttttcattcataaaacacacgccttgcacttgtttttatgagccacaattcggccggatttcagtgaacatttcacttccagattctgtattagagactagAAAAACTTTAGACAAACGTGTtcaattcgacctgccgaactatgtcaattgtaaattattgcagattgtgaacttcGATGGTTTGTGGActaaagtgaaatttcggaacaagcgagccggcatgTAGccacagaagaaccaaacaaagatttgaaaacaTGCAAGGTGCCGTAATtcacgttattaaaacgtgtaTTAGGCAGAGACGAAAaccctcaaaggaaaaacaaaatagacagtccgagttttaaagattttcacgcccagttagattgcaagcttacgtacggtaataaatatcaaacacagctaacactcgtgtagtatataaagttttgtgttcaaaaacaaaacagaaaaaaacagaaattatgaaaaatataaccaaactggcataactgtttaaattcatactaatcatgacagTGTcagagcgaatatgatcatggtgaggtccatcgcggctcacTCATCATGGtgatctccggtcatcgcagtgaagcaagcctcagaaactacatagGCCGcatagaaaaaataagagcttgctctgatatcctttcaaatgcgttgagtggaaagtcacatcagtcattgggccgagttttgcggcgctgtcatcccaagcgatcttcatgttccggtgaattcggctgtcggTCATTCgtaaaacactcgccttgaacagtttattttctaccttgtcatgtgaaaaacctcgcgtgtttttatgagccttaatttggctgaaattcactgaacatttcactttaagattctgtattagagacttaaaaacttcaggcaaaagtgttaaatttgaCCAGCCCAACtgtttcagtttgtaaactatcgcagaatgtgaactttgatggtttttgaacgTTGGtagtttgacacttttgacagctttagtcttgtatagccaatcagattatttgaaccattctaacagagATTTAGATCGGCTTATTGTAGCGtactttatgagagtatagagcacgCTGACGGAAcgaaagtttgttttgaaaattgaaagtaatgcgtagggaatttaacggattctttattataaaacaaatagagaagccttgactgtgctctgttctgttgtaaagcacttaggaggCGCTTAGcgcactcaagaagtggggagaaacacccGTCTAGGTACGTTTCTCCCCACACTTCTTTCGTGCCTCAGCCGCCTCCTGCGTGCTTAACAACAGGACAGAGCACAGTCAAAGCTTCCCTATTCGTTAAtcattcaggtttttttttttttatgtaaccCCTAACCTGCGGTTCTCAGACCTAAATCTCTAAGACCTGAAAGACCCTAAAATACTCTTACTCTTGCAtatctaaaaaaagaaatgaagaataaaCCAATACAAAGTAACAAATTGGAGGGGCAGGGTTTAAGAATTAGAAGATCTGTATTTTTTATGAATTCGACGATTTGTATTTTTCTTCGTAGACCATGTCGAAATTTAACGTGTCTGCTCTAAAAATAAATCGATTCGGTGACGATTTGTGATTAGAGAATTTGAACGTAACAGGCCAATAGATAAATACATCCATCTGCGAAAAATACGAAGACGAAGCAAAACGAAAAGGTACTTAGCCAAAAGGGGTTCATTGTTCTTAGGTCTTCGCTTTCGGGTCATACATCCTCGGCCACTTATCTACGTCCACCGATTGACTTATGTGAACATACGAAGTATGGCTACACAGTCCAATTTCATGAAAGTTATGCATCGAACCTTTAATAAGCTTCCTATCAAATATGAACAAACGGGGTTGTAATTTAGatatttaaccatttaaatGATTAAATATTTACTTTGGACTTAAAGCTTCTGAGGCAAAGCCAGGTTTTAAGTGCACCACTAACCTTTGCATGTGAAAGAGTCTGAAGATCCATGCGTTAACTAATAACCATTACTGCAAAGGCAGGCTGAGTTATCTGTTATGTTCCACTCCCCATTACTAAGGCACACGCCAAATaacgttttgttgtttttcttaatcGCGTTAGGATCTGTACATTCTCCTTCTTGTTTGTTTAGATTGATATCATTTGCTGGGGCAAGTGTTCTTGGAAATCTAACCAACTTGGAAGGGACCGTTTCAGAGCAGAAACGATATCTTAAAACAAACCTTCTTATTGTCAAGCAGGTTCCTTGGTCTAATAATGCTAAATAAATTCCCTTCGCTTTTGTTATTATTGACCCATCAAATGTGTCTGTTGTGCGCTCCCCAGGCATAGGAAGAATTTTTGGAGCTATCACAGTTTCTTTGaggaaatttagtttttttgggTCTGGATTATATTTGAAATCAGTATGATAAGAATACAGGGAGAAGTTTGTTCTGCAGAATGGCCCCACGTCAGCTAAGGGGCAGTTGAGGAAGGTATAGGTCACTTCAATATCGAGTCGTGTAGCATCCTTGATGTTAATAAAGTCTGTTATTAACCAGTTCTCTGGTACCTCATATTTGTTAGAAGCATCACAGACTGAGTAATATGGCGATACATTTGAAGGATGTGTCCACtgcaagagaataaaaaaaattttttgatcaaTCATGAAGTAGTAAAATGTTTACTCCAAAAGAGATGGTCTATGCAAAACATGCATGTACTGAAGGTACGCTTTACTAGGAATATTTGCACGTATACTAGGCAACTATGGAGCATTATGAGATGGGCTAATACTTTAACTGTGTTCAACATCAGTAATTCTAGAATAACAAAATCTAATTATCTAATAATATACTTTCACTGTTTTCAACGCAAATCAAGAATTCTACAATAATCCGATCTACTTCAAATGCAGCGAATGTGCTTGTTCATGCAATATTTACCACATAAGATATGCCTTATCTTAACAAGAATACAGTACATGCCTGGACCAAATCGTGGGAAATTATCCTTGGTTTGAGTCACGAAGAGACTTGAGATGCAAAAGTTTTAGATCACTTACTGTTCATGAACTGTGTATGCGCTAGTATCTCTGGGCTTATGTTTTCTCCCTAAAGATCTTCCTACCCACATTAACTTGGATTTCAAACGCCCATGGCTTGCTTcctttgccagttttttttaactactaCCTTGATTTCCTTGATAAGTGGGAATTACTGTTACAAAACATGTATACATGTGCCTAATAGTGATAAAGTTAATGTTTAATAGTACACGGAAGAGAGGTTTTTATGACATGGGTTACTAAAATCAATTAACTCACCCCTCTTCCCTCTGTACTTTCGTGTACGATATACCAGTACCAAGGAACTGGTTCAGCTGGTCTCTCAATAAGAGTTTCTGCAGAGGAATGTTATAAACTATTTTACAATAAAGTTCTGATATAATGTGCGATGTCATTGCTTGAAATAGCGTGCTttatcagagtaaaaaaaaaaacggagcTGAGCTAATGCtttcacgccatctgccaatctCTAAAATATCCATTCATCGGCCAGGACTCCTCTCTAGCTtcttttcgttaattgaaagtaaaaatttcgGAATAAGCGAGCcagcaagtagcaacagaaaaaccaaacaaagatttgaaaacGTGCCAAACCCCGTAATTTATGTTCTTATAACGTGAACAAAGACGAAAATCCTGAAAGAGAAATGGATAGTCCGTGGAAAGTCTGTGGAAAGATGAAAACGTctgtatttttcaaatgaaaaagggaaagcCCTCTTACATTTTCTCATCAGcaaattgctatttttaaaGCACTCTCGTGAGGTTACAATTAATGCGAGACCCCGGCAGAGGACAATTATGAAACGTGAATATCAaaggagaatttaaaacaaaaaaacaggcTAACACGAgttgaaagttatttttctttttaacttccTACGCTTATCAAAGGAAGAGGAAACGGTAGAGAAAAAACAATGGAGCAAGCAGTCaaacctggcaacttcaagagaagatataagagagaCCCATTCGATTTtggcgtattgttttactgaaTTACTGTTCTTATCGACCTGTGTTGTCTCACCTCAATGTAGTTTACCCCGTGTTTTCCAAGTTTGGCTCATTCTCCCAAACCGAAAATGTTAGTGacgctcaatagaatataattcCAACTGATACTGGCTTAGTGTATCTTCGAAAATCCGTTCAAAACGTCAGGAACACCGACGACAGTCCTCAGCTGCTTGAGAATACAGCTGATTAGCGTGTGTTTATCAGACCTTGTCAACATCCTCCCCTCCcctgactagcatgcgtgtaCCAGACCTTgtcaaccccctccccccccccccttactaTTCCCCCGGACTGGTCCGTTAAATGAACACTACGACAGCGAGTGAGGTGAGGGGCTGgtaaataaactaacaagagccCCGCTTTTACGCTTGGCTAAATGTATATATTACGTGACCGGAACTGTATTTCTTTTTGACACACATCACTTGGCGGATATCCAGTTGAAGTTGTTTTGAAGCTCAACACATAACAGCCTAAAAATATGTGGTCTGTATCCAGACATATGAATCATGAGAAGTAGAGATAGGTCATTCACGTTGATCCTTCGATCTCATTAAACTCCAAATTCGCATGATATTTAAATTCCCCGAATCTATGCTGAGAAAGGTTGAAGTATCAGCCGAAGGCCCCTCTTAAAGATCGAGTTTTTCGTCAAAGCCCATTCTATAGAG
It encodes the following:
- the LOC136281861 gene encoding uncharacterized protein, producing the protein MVFTNEGCTNGKFNQSSLVTRLKKVMEEAFPGRFAGLRSVQLKSGIRCGRTTVNLALKFNSKTKEQDVIAVLRNAAKDGKLGGFNVSATKRTRSQADFDTGTTEAGTVTLTADSALGITVGVVVGSIAALAVASGIFVFFVRKLGKRNSKNSNGSKSVEAGLADIVKSRGPNVNTKRCDFRFTN
- the LOC136281862 gene encoding ephrin type-A receptor 2-like, giving the protein MKLSRATLVLWLIAILRGVSGEAETLIERPAEPVPWYWYIVHESTEGRGWTHPSNVSPYYSVCDASNKYEVPENWLITDFINIKDATRLDIEVTYTFLNCPLADVGPFCRTNFSLYSYHTDFKYNPDPKKLNFLKETVIAPKILPMPGERTTDTFDGSIITKAKGIYLALLDQGTCLTIRRFVLRYRFCSETVPSKLVRFPRTLAPANDINLNKQEGECTDPNAIKKNNKTLFGVCLSNGEWNITDNSACLCSNGY